DNA from Aliarcobacter butzleri:
AATGTAGCAAGACAAGTAGATTCAATCAAGAATGAAGTTAGAAAATACATAAAAAGAGAAAAAAGCAAAAAACTTCCAGAAGAGTTTAATATTTGGAAATTTAATTGCAAATTTGGAAAGACTTTAGAAGAAGCAAAAGAGATAGCATTTACAGATATTATTAAATCTATTGATTTTGCAGCAGCTCAAGATTTTGATAGTTTCTATTTAGAAATCATAGCTTTTGCTGATGTAAAACCAGTAAAAAATAATGAAGAGAATGAAGAATAAAAAAATAGCAATTTTTGGATTGTATTCTCTTAGTGGTTTAAGTTAATATTCTAAAAATAAAAAGGAGAAAGAGATGAGATATATAACAGAAGCGAAGTTAAAAGAGGCAGATGTAGAAGTATATAATATCATAGAAGAGGAGTTGAAAAGACAAACAACTCACTTAGAGATGATAGCAAGTGAGAATTTCACATCTCCAGCAGTAATGGAAGCAATGGGAAGTGTATTTACAAATAAATATGCAGAAGGTTATCCATATAAAAGATATTATGGAGGATGTGAACAAGCAGATAAAGTAGAACAATTAGCAATTGATAGAGCTTGTGAAATATTTGGATGTAAATATGCAAATGTTCAACCACACTCAGGAAGCCAAGCAAATGGAGCAGTATATGCAGCATTAATAAAAGCTGGTGATAAAATCTTAGGTATGGATTTATCTCATGGTGGACATTTAACTCATGGTTCTAAACCATCATTCTCTGGACAAAATTATCAAGCATTCTATTATGGAGTTGAACTTGATGGAAGAATTAATTATGATAAAGTTGAAGAAATAGCAAAAATAGTTCAACCAAAAATAATCGTTTGTGGTGCTTCTGCATACGCAAGAGAAATTGATTTTAAAAGATTTAGAGAAATAGCTGATTTAGTTGGAGCTATTTTATTTGCAGATATTGCACATATTGCAGGTCTTGTAGCAGCTAATGAACATCCAAGTCCATTTCCTCATTCACATATAGTTACAACTACTACTCATAAGACTTTAAGAGGTCCAAGAGGTGGTATGATAATGACAAATGATGAAGATATTGCTAAAAAAATAAACTCAGCTATTTTCCCAGGACTTCAAGGTGGACCATTAGTTCATGTAATAGCAGCAAAAGCAGTAGCATTTAAAGAGATACTTGATCCAAAATGGAAAGATTATGCAAAACAAGTAAAAGCAAATGCAAAAGTGTTAGGAGAAGTTCTAACAAAAAGAGGATATGATATAGTAAGTGGTGGAACAGATAATCACTTAGTATTAGTAAGTTTTTTAAATAAACCATTTTCAGGGAAAGATGCAGATGCAGCTTTAGGAAACGCAGGGATAACTGTAAATAAGAATACAGTACCAGGAGAAACAAGAAGTCCATTTATAACATCAGGGATTAGAATAGGATCTCCAGCATTAACAGCAAGAGGGATGAAAGAAAAAGAGTTTGAATTAATAGCAAACAAAATATGTGATGTATTAGATGACATAAATAACACTAGTTTACAAGCTAAAATTAGCAAAGAGTTAGAGGAATTATCTAGCAATTTTGTTATTTACAACAACGGTACATACTAAATAAATACAAGATTAGGAGTATTTACATGACAACATTGGATACAACTTATAAACAAATAGAAAAAGCTATAAGATTTATTGATGAAAATTTCAAAGAACATCCATCAATCGATGAAATAGCAAAAAATATAGGTATGAGTAAATACCATTTTATAAGAGTATTCAAAGAGTATGTAGGTGTTACTCCTCAGCAGTTTTTACACTGCGTTACTTTAAACTATGCAAAAGAGCATATAAAAGAGTCCAAATCCATTCTTGATAGTAGTTTGGATATTGGACTATCTAGCACTAGCCGACTTCATGAACTTTTTGTAAACTTAATAGGTGTTACTCCAAAAGAGTGGAGAGAAAAAGGAAAAGATGTTCAAATAACTTATGGTTTTGGGCAAACTCCTTTTGGTGAAGCTTTGATAGGATTTACTGATAAAGGTATTTGTTATTTAGGATTTATTGATAATAATAAAAAAGAGATTTTCCAAAGATTTAATGAACTATGGGAAAATGCTAATTTAGTTTTTGATGAGAAATTAGCAAATGAGTATTTAGAAAATATCTTTATAAAAAATAAAAAATATCCTTTATTAGTAAAAGGTACTAACTTACAAATAAATGTTTGGAAAGCACTTTTAAATCTACCAAATGGAATAGTTGCAACATATAGTGATATTGCCAATTATCTTGACAAACCAAAAGCTGTAAGAGCAGTTGCAAGTGCAATAGGACAAAATCATATAGGTTATTTAATTCCTTGTCATAGAGTTATTGCAAAAAGTGGAGCAATGAGTGGTTATAGATGGGGCATTGAAAGAAAAAAAATATTAATAGCATACGAATCAGTAAGAGAAAATAACTAAATGAATAAAGTTTTTGCAATATATCAAAAACTTTATCAAACTTATGGTGCTCAAGGTTGGTGGCCTTTTATAAACTATGAAGGTAAAAATAGTGAAAAAAAAGGAAACAATGATGGTTATCATATCTTAGATTATAATTTTCCAAGAGATGAAAATGAAGTTTTTGAAGTATGTTTAGGCTCAATTTTGACTCAAAATACAACTTTTACTTCTGTTGTAAAATCTTTAAATAACTTAAATGAAATAGATTGCCTAAACCATAAAAAAATCAAAAACTTACCAATAGAAAAACTAAAAGAACTTATAAGACCATCAGGATATAACAATCAAAAAGCAAACTATATTTTAAATTTTATAGAGTTTTTTGAAAAACTAAATGGCAAAATTCCAACAAGAGAAGAACTTTTAGCTATAAAAGGAATAGGATTTGAAACTGCTGATTCTATACTACTTTATGCTTATAATCAACCAGAACTTAAAGTCGATGCTTATACTAAAAGATTATTAGTACACAATAAACTCTTAGATGAAAAAGCAAAATACAATGATATAAAATATTTTATGGAAGATGAACTAAAAAAAGTAATTTTTGATGAAAAACAGTTAGTCATAACTTATCAAGAATATCATGCTTTGATAGTAAATCACTCAAAATTTTACTACTCAAAACAACCTTATGGAAATGGTTGTTTTTTAAATGAAGTTCTTTCTTAAAACACTTCTTGAAGCTTTATCTACTAAATTAAAAATAGTATCTAATTCATCTTTTAGACTATTTTTTTTGTGTCCTTTTATCTTTATAAAATCAATATTTAACTTTTCTATCTTTTTAAAAAATAGTTTATATAACTCATAATTGTTTATAGTTTTTCCAGTTGAACTTTTGTAATCATTTGCTTCAAGTTTTTCTTTTCTATTTTGTAAACCTACAATATTTTGACAATCAGTATAAACTTCTATTTTAGTATCAGCTAACATCTCAATCTCATCTAAAGCCCAAAGTAAGGATTGAAGTTCTAACTTTGTAGAACTAGTATCATCAAATCTTTTTATTTTTATATTTTTTTTTAAATCATCAATTGATAAATCATCAAAAACTTCTAAAAAAGCGCCAAACCCTACTTTTGCTTGTGGATTTACACTTGAATCAACAAATAGTTTTATTTTTTTCATATTTTAATTTCGTGTAATATATTCATCAATCATAATTTAATTTTCTAATCTTTGATTTAAAAAAATTGGATTTTGTCTACAATCTAAAACTGCATAAATATAAATGAAATTTTGATCAAATTTGTAATAAATAGCAAATGGAAATCGCTTTGAAAGTAGTCTAAAGTAATTTCTTACTCTAAAATGAATTCCATAATAAATATATAAGGATTCAATATCAGACATAATAGAATCCAGAAAATATTTACCTAGATTTTCCTTTTGTTTTTCATAAAAGAATATTGCCTTCGCAATATCATTTTGAGCTTCTGTTAATATTTTTATATTCATTTAAGAAGTTTTTTTAAAGTTTTTTTTGATTCTTCAAGATCGATAAAATCAGTCTGAATTTCTCTTTTTTCTAAAATATCTAAGTGCCAATTTGGTGTAAATTCTCTTAAATCTTGGTCATTTAAACTATCCCAAATCTCTTCCATAACTAAAAACTTTTCTTGTGTATTCATATTTTTTATATCAAAAGAAAAAGGCGACATAACTATCCTTTTTTTCAAATTTTATTTTATTCTATAATATAAGATTAGCAATGTCAATTAAAATCTATAAATTTACAACTAAAAGAGGTTTCTCTCTTTTAGCTCTTTATTTATAATATCTTCCTACACAATTTAAAATATCAATTCTTATCACAGCAGTTCCTTTTATCATCTTTTCTGGTAATTCTTTACCAACAAAATGAGGAGTAAATTTTGCTACTATTTGACTTAAAGCTTGATATTTTTCATCAAATTCACTAACTAAAGAAGCTTTACCTTCTACAATAACACTATTAAATTCAGTATTCACATCACAAGGATTTTCGACTCCTTCATAAAGTAAACCTATCATTTCATCGACTTCAAAACAAACATTTGAATTGAACTTTATATTATCTATTTTTTTACCTTTTGGAAGACCGTGCATATATATTTTATTATCAAAATATGCAAAATGCATAGGTAAAACATAAGGAAATCCATCTTCGCTAATAGTTCCTAATCTTCCAACCTCAGCTTTTAAAAGCAATTCATCTATTTGCTCATTTGTCAATAAATGTGTTTTTGTTCGATGTCGCATTTCTATCTCCTTTTTTAGTAAAAATCATCTTAAGTATAAAGGAAAATAGTATATTTCACAATCCAAAAATTGCTAATTCTAGGGATTCTTAACAAAATTAAATATTAGCAATAAACAGATTGTAAAACCTATTTAATACACTTATACTTTCATAACATTTTTTAATTAAGGAGTATAAAATGAACAGTAAAATATCAGCTATTCCTCCAATAATTGCTGGGTTAATCTCAGTTATTGTTAATTACGGTGGAACTTTTATTTTAATATTTCAAGCAGCACAAATGGCAGGTCTTAGTCCTGAACAAACTGCTTCTTGGGTTTGGTCTATTTCTATTGGTGTTGGAATTACTGGAATAATGTTAAGTTGGTACACAAAAGAACCAATAATTACAGCTTGGAGTACACCTGCTGCTGCATTTTTAATAACTGCTCTTGTAACAGTTTCATATTCTGAAGCAATTGGAGCGTATATACTTTCTGCAGTTGCATTTGTCATTCTAGGACTTACTGGTTATTTTGAAAAATTAATTCGTTTAATCCCTTCAGGAATTGCTTCTGGATTATTGGCTGGAATATTGTTACAATTTGGTATTTCTGCTTTTTTAAATATGACAATTAACCCTATTTTAGCAATTTCACTATTTTTTATATATCTTATTACAAAGAGGTTTTCTCCAAGATATGCTATTGTTAGTGTTTTAATATTTGGATTTATTTTTTTATTACTACAATCACAAATTGATTTTTCTACTATTGAACTAAAACTAGCTTATCCTATATTTACAGAACCTACTTTTTCACTCAATGCAATACTTAGTGTTGCTCTACCACTATTTTTGATTACTTTAACAGGACAATATATGCCAGGATTGCTAATACTTAAAAACGATGGTTTCAAAACTGGTGCTAAACCTATTTTAGCAATTACTGGATTGGGTTCAATTTTAATGGCACCTTTTGGTTCACATGCTTTCAATTTATCGGCTATAACTTCTGCAATTTGTACTGGTAAAGAATCTCATGAAGATCCATCAAAAAGATGGATTGCTGGTGTTGCAGCAGGAATATTTTATATTTTGGTTGGTGTTTTTGGAGTTACACTTGCAGCTTTATTTGCTGCTTTTCCTGCTGTATTTATTAGTACTCTTGCTGGACTTGCACTATTAAGTACTATTGCAGGAAGCCTTGCAAATGCAATGAATGATGTTGACACTAGAGAAGCCGCTATTATTACTTTTATAGCAACAGCAGCAAATATAAATTTATTTGGAATTGGTGGAGCATTTTGGGGTCTTGTTTTAGGTTTACTTTCTTATTTTATTTTAAATAAGAAGTTTAAAAAAGATTAAAGATTTTTATTCCCAAGTTTATCTTGGGAATAAAATATCTCTTATTTATTAATAAATTCTATAAGAACTTCTTCAAATCTTTTAAAACCTTCTTTTATCTCTTTTTTTGAAATAATTATTGGTGGTAAAAATCTGATGATATTTTTTCCTGATTTTAAAACTAAAACACCATTTTTAAGTGCAAGATTTACTATATTACTTAAATCATTTTCATTTTTTAAAACAAGACCTTGCATAAATCCCCAACCATTTTTTTGTAAAAAGATATTTGGATATTTATCTGTAAAATATTGTAAACAACTGTTAAAATATTTTATATTTTCGCTAAGTTTTCCACTATTTGAATATTTTTCTAAAATCTTTAGAACTTTATTACAAACTGTTGTTGAAAGATGATTCCCACCAAAAGTTGAACCGTGATCACCAAAAGTAAAAATATCTTTCAAACTTGTCATCATAACACCTATTGGAATACCACTTGCTAAGCCTTTTGCTAAAGTTACAATATCAGGTTTTATTCCAAAATATTGAGAAATCAGAAAATTCCCACTTCTATAAACTCCTGTTTGAACTTCATCTATTATCAAAAGTAACTTCTTCTCTTTTAAAATTCTTTCAAGTCTTTGTACTTGAAAAATATCTTGCATAAAAATACCACCCTCACCTTGAATCAACTCTAACATAACACCAACTGTTGTATCATCAATCATTGAAATAGCTTCATTTATATCATTTGCATAAACAAATCCATCGGGATATGGAGCAAAATACTTATGTTTATCTTCTTGTGCTGTTGCTTTTAAAGTTGCTATTGTTCTTCCATGAAAAGAGTTTTTTATAGTAATAATCTTATATTTAGGTGTTTTAAATGTCACATTTCCATATTTTCTAGCAAGTTTTATAGCAGTTTCATTTGCTTCTGCTCCACTATTACAAAAAAAACATTGCATATCATAAGTACTTAATTCTACTATTTTTTTTGCACACTCTTCTTGCGGTTTTATTCGATATATATTTGAAGTATGCAAAACTTTTTTTGCTTGTTTTTCTATTGTTTTTACTACTTTTTTATTTGCATAACCTAAACTATTTACTCCAACTCCTGAAGCAAAATCTATATAATCTTTTTTATTCTCATCAAATAATACAGATTTTTTACCTTTTATAAATGCAATATCTAATCGATTATATAAAGGTAATATATATTTATTCATAATTTTCCTTTTTTATGTATGATAAAAGCTAAATTGATTATCTTCATCTCCTAACTCATATCTTTTTGTTAAAGAGTTTTTAAATTGATGCCCCAAATCTTCACAAGCTAATGCTTCTTTTGTGAGATTTATATCAATTTTTGGCTCAACAATAATTTGATTTAATTTTTCAATAGTTAAATTAGGGTTTGTCCTCTCCTCTAAAATAACCTCATCATTTTGTGAAATTTGTCCCTCTTTTAAAACTTTTGCATAAAATCCAGTCAAACCTGTTTCAAAAATAAATTTCGTCATATTGTTTTTTAAAGTATTTGCACTAAGTTTCCAACAAGGTTGCCTTGGTTGTGTTATTTGTACTTTTGCTTGACCAATTTTTAAGATATCTCCAACACAAATATCTTTTTCACAAATCTTATCAAGTATTAAGTTTTCTCCAAAAAACGCCATATTTGTCATATCAAAACTATTATCAAAAGAAGAACTTATTTTTTCATAAGTTATACTTGAAAATAAAAATAACGCTTTATTAACTCCACCATGATGGACTAAATCTGCTTGAAAATCATCAGCAAATCCAGTTTTTGTTAAATAAGCTTTTGAAACTGGATATTTTTTGATACCTGAAATTAACTCTTGCCTTTTTTGGTTTTCAAGTTTTGTTACAGTTACATTTCCAACTTTTACATATAATACATTTGATATTCTTGTAGCCATTTTCTATACTCCAATTTTATATATTAAAAGTATAGAAAAATGAAAGAGTTTTTACAATCTGTTAATTGCTAATTTTAAAGTTAAAGTGCAGATGCCATATTTAAATAATGGTGTGCCATATAAGAACTTCTTGCATATGGACTTGCTTTTACAAATTCAAAACCTAAATCATAAGCTAGTTTTTCATATCTTGCAAATTGTTCAGGTTTTACAAACTCTATAACTTTTTCATAATCTCCACTAGGAGCAAGATATTGACCAATACTTAAAAACTTACAACCAACAGCCAATAAATCTTTAAATACTTGTACCATTTCTTCTTCTGTTTCACCAAGTCCTACCATTAAAGCACTTTTTGTTTTAACTTTATCACCACCAAGCTCTTTTAATCTTTTTAAAACTTCTAAAGACCTTTCATAAGTTCCATTTCTTCTAATTCTATATAAACTTGGAACTGTTTCTACATTATGTCCTATGATTGTAGCTCCTGAAGCTATAACTCTTTTAAGACTCTCAACTTTACCTTTAAAATCAGGAATTAATATCTCAACTTTTGTTTGAGGAGATTTTTCTAAAATATCTTGCGTTACTCTAAAAAACTGTTCTGCTCCACCAT
Protein-coding regions in this window:
- a CDS encoding MOSC domain-containing protein, with protein sequence MATRISNVLYVKVGNVTVTKLENQKRQELISGIKKYPVSKAYLTKTGFADDFQADLVHHGGVNKALFLFSSITYEKISSSFDNSFDMTNMAFFGENLILDKICEKDICVGDILKIGQAKVQITQPRQPCWKLSANTLKNNMTKFIFETGLTGFYAKVLKEGQISQNDEVILEERTNPNLTIEKLNQIIVEPKIDINLTKEALACEDLGHQFKNSLTKRYELGDEDNQFSFYHT
- a CDS encoding benzoate/H(+) symporter BenE family transporter, with the protein product MNSKISAIPPIIAGLISVIVNYGGTFILIFQAAQMAGLSPEQTASWVWSISIGVGITGIMLSWYTKEPIITAWSTPAAAFLITALVTVSYSEAIGAYILSAVAFVILGLTGYFEKLIRLIPSGIASGLLAGILLQFGISAFLNMTINPILAISLFFIYLITKRFSPRYAIVSVLIFGFIFLLLQSQIDFSTIELKLAYPIFTEPTFSLNAILSVALPLFLITLTGQYMPGLLILKNDGFKTGAKPILAITGLGSILMAPFGSHAFNLSAITSAICTGKESHEDPSKRWIAGVAAGIFYILVGVFGVTLAALFAAFPAVFISTLAGLALLSTIAGSLANAMNDVDTREAAIITFIATAANINLFGIGGAFWGLVLGLLSYFILNKKFKKD
- a CDS encoding serine hydroxymethyltransferase; the encoded protein is MRYITEAKLKEADVEVYNIIEEELKRQTTHLEMIASENFTSPAVMEAMGSVFTNKYAEGYPYKRYYGGCEQADKVEQLAIDRACEIFGCKYANVQPHSGSQANGAVYAALIKAGDKILGMDLSHGGHLTHGSKPSFSGQNYQAFYYGVELDGRINYDKVEEIAKIVQPKIIVCGASAYAREIDFKRFREIADLVGAILFADIAHIAGLVAANEHPSPFPHSHIVTTTTHKTLRGPRGGMIMTNDEDIAKKINSAIFPGLQGGPLVHVIAAKAVAFKEILDPKWKDYAKQVKANAKVLGEVLTKRGYDIVSGGTDNHLVLVSFLNKPFSGKDADAALGNAGITVNKNTVPGETRSPFITSGIRIGSPALTARGMKEKEFELIANKICDVLDDINNTSLQAKISKELEELSSNFVIYNNGTY
- a CDS encoding DUF6172 family protein, with product MKKTFQLKVTNKNVARQVDSIKNEVRKYIKREKSKKLPEEFNIWKFNCKFGKTLEEAKEIAFTDIIKSIDFAAAQDFDSFYLEIIAFADVKPVKNNEENEE
- a CDS encoding addiction module protein, encoding MSPFSFDIKNMNTQEKFLVMEEIWDSLNDQDLREFTPNWHLDILEKREIQTDFIDLEESKKTLKKLLK
- the lipA gene encoding lipoyl synthase; its protein translation is MTKEITFKKPEWLRKKLTPHTQVEMENLLKDVGGLHTICQEAKCPNISECFANKNATFLILGNICTRRCTYCNVTTGKPTEVDLSEIQKVTTSVLKLGLKFVVITSPARDDLPDGGAEQFFRVTQDILEKSPQTKVEILIPDFKGKVESLKRVIASGATIIGHNVETVPSLYRIRRNGTYERSLEVLKRLKELGGDKVKTKSALMVGLGETEEEMVQVFKDLLAVGCKFLSIGQYLAPSGDYEKVIEFVKPEQFARYEKLAYDLGFEFVKASPYARSSYMAHHYLNMASAL
- a CDS encoding aspartate aminotransferase family protein; translation: MNKYILPLYNRLDIAFIKGKKSVLFDENKKDYIDFASGVGVNSLGYANKKVVKTIEKQAKKVLHTSNIYRIKPQEECAKKIVELSTYDMQCFFCNSGAEANETAIKLARKYGNVTFKTPKYKIITIKNSFHGRTIATLKATAQEDKHKYFAPYPDGFVYANDINEAISMIDDTTVGVMLELIQGEGGIFMQDIFQVQRLERILKEKKLLLIIDEVQTGVYRSGNFLISQYFGIKPDIVTLAKGLASGIPIGVMMTSLKDIFTFGDHGSTFGGNHLSTTVCNKVLKILEKYSNSGKLSENIKYFNSCLQYFTDKYPNIFLQKNGWGFMQGLVLKNENDLSNIVNLALKNGVLVLKSGKNIIRFLPPIIISKKEIKEGFKRFEEVLIEFINK
- a CDS encoding pyridoxamine 5'-phosphate oxidase family protein, which codes for MRHRTKTHLLTNEQIDELLLKAEVGRLGTISEDGFPYVLPMHFAYFDNKIYMHGLPKGKKIDNIKFNSNVCFEVDEMIGLLYEGVENPCDVNTEFNSVIVEGKASLVSEFDEKYQALSQIVAKFTPHFVGKELPEKMIKGTAVIRIDILNCVGRYYK
- a CDS encoding endonuclease III domain-containing protein; its protein translation is MNKVFAIYQKLYQTYGAQGWWPFINYEGKNSEKKGNNDGYHILDYNFPRDENEVFEVCLGSILTQNTTFTSVVKSLNNLNEIDCLNHKKIKNLPIEKLKELIRPSGYNNQKANYILNFIEFFEKLNGKIPTREELLAIKGIGFETADSILLYAYNQPELKVDAYTKRLLVHNKLLDEKAKYNDIKYFMEDELKKVIFDEKQLVITYQEYHALIVNHSKFYYSKQPYGNGCFLNEVLS
- a CDS encoding ribonuclease HI, whose translation is MKKIKLFVDSSVNPQAKVGFGAFLEVFDDLSIDDLKKNIKIKRFDDTSSTKLELQSLLWALDEIEMLADTKIEVYTDCQNIVGLQNRKEKLEANDYKSSTGKTINNYELYKLFFKKIEKLNIDFIKIKGHKKNSLKDELDTIFNLVDKASRSVLRKNFI
- a CDS encoding bifunctional helix-turn-helix domain-containing protein/methylated-DNA--[protein]-cysteine S-methyltransferase, with the translated sequence MTTLDTTYKQIEKAIRFIDENFKEHPSIDEIAKNIGMSKYHFIRVFKEYVGVTPQQFLHCVTLNYAKEHIKESKSILDSSLDIGLSSTSRLHELFVNLIGVTPKEWREKGKDVQITYGFGQTPFGEALIGFTDKGICYLGFIDNNKKEIFQRFNELWENANLVFDEKLANEYLENIFIKNKKYPLLVKGTNLQINVWKALLNLPNGIVATYSDIANYLDKPKAVRAVASAIGQNHIGYLIPCHRVIAKSGAMSGYRWGIERKKILIAYESVRENN